Proteins from one Sphingopyxis terrae subsp. terrae NBRC 15098 genomic window:
- a CDS encoding glutathione S-transferase N-terminal domain-containing protein: MIEVYFTPTPNGHKVSIMLEETGLPHRLLKMDVLAGDHLTPDFRRINPNGRLPAIVDHEPIGGGAPLPVFESGAILLYLAEKSGKFLPENPRRRSQAQQWLMWQMASFGPMQGQAHHFIRYAPEGQTYPTERYRNETVRLLHVLNGRLSEADYLAEEYSIADMAAWPWARAVQLIGLTLDDYPAVADWFARVGERPAVIAGTDVKNAANLASARPVLTEEQWSNLFGKNMLAAPTR, from the coding sequence ATGATCGAGGTTTATTTCACCCCCACGCCCAACGGGCACAAGGTTTCGATCATGCTTGAAGAGACGGGCTTGCCGCACCGCCTGCTCAAGATGGATGTGCTCGCGGGCGATCATCTCACCCCCGACTTTCGGCGCATCAACCCCAACGGACGCCTGCCCGCGATCGTCGACCATGAACCGATCGGCGGCGGGGCGCCGCTGCCTGTCTTCGAAAGCGGCGCGATCCTGCTTTATCTTGCCGAAAAGAGCGGCAAGTTCCTGCCCGAAAATCCGCGCCGTCGCAGCCAGGCGCAGCAATGGCTGATGTGGCAGATGGCCAGCTTCGGGCCGATGCAGGGGCAGGCGCATCATTTCATCCGCTACGCACCCGAAGGCCAGACCTACCCGACCGAGCGCTACCGGAACGAGACAGTTCGCCTGCTGCACGTTCTGAACGGACGCCTGTCCGAGGCAGACTATCTGGCCGAGGAATATAGCATCGCCGACATGGCGGCCTGGCCCTGGGCGCGCGCGGTGCAGCTGATCGGGCTGACGCTCGACGATTATCCTGCCGTTGCCGACTGGTTCGCGCGCGTGGGCGAGCGGCCGGCGGTGATTGCCGGAACCGACGTCAAGAATGCCGCCAACCTTGCGAGCGCGCGGCCCGTGCTGACCGAGGAGCAATGGTCGAACCTGTTCGGCAAGAATATGCTCGCCGCGCCGACGCGCTGA
- a CDS encoding SDR family NAD(P)-dependent oxidoreductase, protein MDIKGKTAIVTGAASGIGRATAVALAERGAAAIALVDVNEIDLRETAGRVEAAGARATVHRLDLSDIAATEAWFAAHGDVDILHNNAGVVSGLPQFPDVDAARIRWIIDVNVTSLIAATQIAVQAMRRRGGGVIVNTVSTVALGTGFYDTMYATTKAAVMMFTRCCAPLKAECNVRVAGMLPGLVDTPILDTTGAGGKSEWMEQVLANNEACEPRDIAGGVIALIEDDGLAGGDWLAVRRLAGKIEYQWGHADTV, encoded by the coding sequence ATGGATATCAAGGGCAAAACCGCCATCGTTACCGGCGCCGCGAGCGGCATCGGCCGCGCCACCGCCGTCGCGCTTGCCGAGCGCGGCGCCGCCGCGATCGCACTTGTCGACGTCAACGAAATCGACCTGCGCGAAACGGCGGGTCGCGTCGAGGCGGCGGGCGCGCGAGCGACGGTCCACCGCCTCGACCTGTCCGACATCGCCGCGACCGAAGCCTGGTTCGCGGCGCATGGCGACGTCGACATTCTCCACAACAATGCCGGGGTCGTATCGGGACTGCCGCAATTTCCCGACGTCGACGCGGCGCGCATCCGCTGGATCATCGACGTCAATGTGACCTCGCTGATCGCCGCGACGCAGATCGCCGTGCAGGCGATGCGCCGCCGCGGCGGCGGGGTGATCGTCAACACCGTGTCGACCGTCGCGCTCGGCACCGGATTTTACGATACGATGTATGCGACGACCAAAGCGGCGGTGATGATGTTCACCCGCTGCTGCGCGCCGCTGAAGGCCGAATGCAACGTCCGCGTCGCGGGGATGCTGCCGGGCCTTGTCGATACACCGATCCTCGACACCACGGGCGCGGGCGGCAAATCGGAGTGGATGGAGCAAGTGCTGGCCAATAATGAAGCCTGCGAACCCAGGGATATCGCCGGCGGCGTCATCGCGCTGATCGAGGATGACGGTTTGGCCGGGGGCGACTGGCTCGCGGTGCGGCGGCTCGCCGGAAAGATCGAATATCAGTGGGGTCATGCCGATACCGTCTGA
- a CDS encoding spinster family MFS transporter, with protein MTQATALDAGAAPADRSIAVRRNFALAMLFMVGTINFVDRQLLSVLVEPIRADMQFSDTQFGLLTGLAFALFYAAMGVPVAMIADRWNRVKLIGIACVVWSGFTAACGMVSNFWQLALMRFGVGAGEAGGTAPSLSVIADYYPPDRRPLAIGLFTLNGPFGVFVGAAFGAWAAANIGWRNAFLVIGVVGILVAPLLIWLVREPARGAMDKQQTADEALPFRQSLAMFVRRRSLRMVMVGSGLAAFVSYGMLNWIPAFLMRTQGMPLDAMATWFAPAAGITFGIGILGGGWLVSHVAKRSPRAYGSIPALATAVLIPSFAAALLVDSWQVSLALLLIPMAACTAYVAPALALVQNLTPPRSRATAAAVLMLMFNIVGLGLGPLFIGVVSDYLKPAYGDESLRWALLAILPFAVAAGLAQFAMTRHLDQDFAE; from the coding sequence ATGACGCAAGCCACCGCCCTTGATGCGGGCGCCGCGCCGGCCGACCGTTCGATCGCCGTCCGCCGCAATTTTGCGCTCGCGATGCTTTTCATGGTCGGCACGATCAACTTCGTCGACCGCCAGCTGCTGTCGGTGCTCGTCGAACCGATCCGCGCCGATATGCAGTTCAGCGATACGCAGTTCGGCTTGCTCACCGGCCTTGCCTTCGCGCTCTTCTATGCGGCGATGGGCGTCCCGGTCGCGATGATCGCCGACCGGTGGAACCGGGTGAAGCTGATCGGTATCGCCTGCGTGGTGTGGAGCGGCTTCACCGCCGCATGCGGCATGGTGTCGAACTTCTGGCAACTGGCGCTGATGCGCTTCGGCGTCGGCGCGGGCGAGGCGGGGGGCACCGCCCCGTCGCTGTCGGTGATCGCCGATTATTACCCGCCCGATCGCCGGCCGCTGGCGATCGGCCTCTTCACGCTGAACGGTCCGTTCGGCGTGTTCGTCGGCGCCGCCTTCGGCGCCTGGGCGGCGGCCAACATAGGCTGGCGCAATGCCTTCCTGGTCATCGGCGTCGTCGGTATCCTTGTTGCGCCGCTCTTGATCTGGCTGGTTCGCGAACCCGCGCGCGGCGCCATGGACAAGCAGCAGACGGCCGACGAAGCGCTGCCCTTTCGGCAGAGCCTTGCGATGTTCGTGCGCCGCCGGTCGCTGCGCATGGTGATGGTCGGCAGCGGCCTTGCCGCCTTCGTCAGCTATGGCATGCTCAACTGGATCCCGGCCTTCCTGATGCGCACCCAGGGCATGCCGCTCGATGCGATGGCGACCTGGTTCGCGCCCGCCGCCGGCATTACCTTCGGGATCGGCATCCTCGGCGGCGGCTGGCTGGTCAGCCACGTCGCGAAGCGATCGCCGCGCGCCTATGGATCGATTCCCGCTCTGGCCACCGCCGTCCTGATCCCGAGCTTCGCCGCGGCGCTCCTCGTCGATAGCTGGCAAGTGTCGCTTGCGCTGTTGCTGATCCCGATGGCGGCCTGCACCGCCTATGTCGCCCCGGCGCTGGCGCTGGTGCAGAATCTGACCCCGCCGCGCAGCCGCGCGACCGCCGCGGCGGTGCTGATGCTGATGTTCAACATCGTCGGCCTCGGCCTCGGTCCGCTGTTCATCGGCGTGGTGAGCGATTACCTCAAACCGGCCTATGGTGATGAAAGCTTGCGCTGGGCCTTGCTTGCCATCCTTCCCTTTGCGGTCGCCGCAGGGCTGGCCCAGTTCGCGATGACGCGCCACCTCGATCAGGATTTCGCCGAATGA
- a CDS encoding SDR family NAD(P)-dependent oxidoreductase, with product MTDVAGKTAFVTGGASGLGLATARALADRGARLVLADIDGAGAEAAAESLRAAGAEAIGLQLDVTDEASWADAGAAAQAFGPVRILFSNAGVGGGSGPFEDYDTDVWRWNYAVNAHAHLYACRTFLGAMKASGEASHLVITSSMVAIVPPPISVAYISSKYATLGIAMALRNELAGTCVDISVLMPGMSATRIVETTRDLRPAQVEVGRAAATSQAMQGVLAGGMDPAKIGARVVQAIENGDYWIFTHPEWKAMAELVTRDMLTAFGESADPDYKGDDIDGLIAANGGRMFGARI from the coding sequence ATGACCGATGTTGCAGGCAAGACGGCGTTCGTCACCGGCGGCGCCAGCGGGCTTGGTCTCGCGACGGCGCGGGCGCTGGCGGACAGGGGCGCGCGGCTGGTCCTCGCCGATATCGACGGAGCGGGGGCGGAAGCGGCGGCGGAAAGCCTGCGCGCCGCGGGGGCCGAGGCGATCGGGTTGCAGCTCGACGTGACCGACGAGGCAAGCTGGGCCGATGCCGGTGCCGCCGCGCAGGCCTTCGGCCCGGTACGCATCCTGTTCAGCAATGCCGGTGTGGGCGGCGGTTCGGGGCCGTTCGAGGATTATGACACCGACGTCTGGCGCTGGAACTATGCCGTCAATGCCCATGCGCATCTTTATGCCTGCCGCACCTTCCTCGGTGCGATGAAGGCATCGGGCGAGGCGAGCCACCTCGTCATCACATCGTCGATGGTTGCGATCGTGCCGCCGCCGATCTCGGTCGCCTATATCAGTTCGAAATATGCGACGCTCGGCATCGCGATGGCGCTGCGCAACGAGCTTGCGGGCACCTGCGTCGATATTTCGGTCCTGATGCCGGGGATGTCGGCGACGCGCATTGTCGAAACGACGCGCGATCTGCGCCCGGCGCAGGTCGAGGTGGGCCGGGCGGCCGCGACCAGCCAGGCCATGCAGGGCGTGCTTGCGGGCGGAATGGACCCGGCAAAGATCGGCGCGCGCGTCGTCCAGGCGATCGAGAATGGCGACTATTGGATTTTCACCCACCCCGAATGGAAGGCGATGGCCGAACTGGTGACGCGCGACATGCTGACAGCCTTCGGCGAATCCGCCGATCCGGATTACAAGGGCGACGATATCGACGGGCTGATCGCGGCCAATGGCGGCCGCATGTTCGGCGCGCGGATTTGA